TGCACGGCTACAAGCGCTTCTGGCTCGCCGAGCACCACGGCATGCGCGGCATCGCCAGCGCCGCCACCTCCCTCGTCATCCAGCACGTCGCGGCGGGCACGGAGACGATCCGCGTCGGTTCCGGCGGCATCATGCTGCCGAACCATTCGCCGCTCGTCATCGCCGAGCAGTTCGGCACGCTCGCCGCGCTCTTCCCGGACCGCATCGACCTCGGCCTCGGCCGCGCCCCGGGCACGGACATGCGCACCGCGCAGGCGCTGCGCCGCAATCTCGACAGCGCCGCCAACAATTTCCCGCAGGACGTCATCGAACTGATGCAGCTCATGGGACCGCCGGCGCCGGACCAGAAGGTCGTCGCCGTGCCGGGCGCGGGCAGCAACGTGCCGGTCTGGCTGCTCGGCTCCAGCCATTATTCGGCGCATCTGGCCGGCATGCTCGGCCTGCCCTTCGCCTTCGCCTCGCATTTCGCGCCGGACATGCTGCTGACCGCGCTGGAAATCTACCGCGAGCGCTTCGAGCCGTCGCAATATCTCGACAAGCCCCATGTCATGGTGGGCGTGATGGGCGCGGCGGCCGATACGGATGCGGAGGCCGATTATCTCTTCACCTCCATGCAGCAATCCTTCGTGCGCCTTCGCCGCGGCACGCCCGGCGCCTTCCCGCCGCCGGTCGACAGCATGGACGGCTTCTGGAACGAGCAGGAGCGCATCATGGTGGAGCACACGCTGCAATATGCCGTCGTCGGCGGGCCGGAGAAGATCGAGCGCCGGATCGCCGACTTCCTCGCGCTCACCCGGGCGGACGAGCTGATCGCCTCCATGCCGGTCCACGACATGGAGGCGCGGGTGAAATCGCTGCGGTTGTTTGCAGGGGCGCAGAGGAAACTGGCCGAGGCAGAGTAAGGGATTGCCCCTCATCCCGCTGCCGCGACCTTCTCCCCGCAAGCGGGGAGAAGGAGTTTCGTTGTACCGGCGTCTTCCCATCTCGGCGACGGGTGGGACGGAAGCCATTCCCGTCTGCCGCCTTCGCCCCGCTTGCGGGGAGAAGGTCGCGGCAGCGGAATGAGGGGCCGTCGCAACTCCCCCGATCAGGCCGAAAGCTTGGCCAGAACCTCGTCGGAGACCTCGAAATTCGAATAGACGTTCTGCACGTCGTCGTCGTCTTCCAGCGTGTCGATGAGCTTCATCAGCGACTGCGCCTTTTCCTCGTCGACCGGCACGGTATTCTGCGCCTTCCAGATCGCCTTGACGGTCTCGGCCTCGCCGAGCGTGTCTTCCAGCGCCTTGGAAACGTCGCCGATATCCTCGAAGCCGCAGATGATCGAGTGGCCGTCCTCGTCCGTCGTCACGTCCTCGGCGCCGGCCTCGATGGCGGCGTCCATGACGGCGTCGGCGCTGCCGGCGGAAAGCTTGTAGGTGATCTCGCCCACGCGGTCGAAGGAGAAGGAGACCGAGCCGGTTTCGCCCAATGCGCCGCCGGCCTTGGAGAAGGTCGAGCGGACGGAGGAGGCGGTGCGGTTGCGGTTGTCGGTCAGCGCCTCGACGATGACGGCGACGCCGCCCGGGCCATAACCCTCGTAGCGGACTTCCTCGTAGTTCTCCGCATCGCCCCCGGAAGCCTTCTTGATGGCGCGCTCGATATTGTCCTTCGGCATGGACTGGGCCTTGGCGTTCTGGATCGCCAGGCGCAGGCGCGGGTTCATCGCCGGATCGGCCATGCCCGTCTTCGCCGCCACCGTGATTTCACGGGCGAGCTTGGAGAACATTTTCGACCGCACGGCGTCCTGCCGACCCTTGCGGTGCATGATATTCTTGAACTGTGAATGGCCAGCCATGGCACCCCTGTCTTGGTTTGGCGCCCTTTGTTTCGGTCGCCGGTCTTTGAGCGGGACAGGACGACCGCGGTGACGCGCCGGCTTGCTGCCCCGATTTTTGGAATGCCGCCTTATAATTTCATTGTCGCCGCGCGTCCAGCAGTCCGGCGAACAAAGCGAAGGAGGATTTCAGTCGGCCTTTAAGCGTGCGCGGCTGAGGAGGAAGGAATGGCCGTCCTCGCGCTCGCAGGTCAGCCCCGTGCGCTCCGAACGGCAGGTGAAGGGACCGCCGCGCCAGACCTCGCCATAGTCGAGGATCGTCTTCGCCCCGCAGCAGCCCTGGTCGCCGACATTGGAAAGCACCCTGCCCTTGCCGCTGCGGCCGAGAATGGCGCGCACATATTTCGGCTCGATCCGGTCGCAGGAAAGCTCCGGCCCGCCGTCCTCCGGCTGGTAAATATCCGTGCCGCCCTCGGGAATATAGACGCAGCCGATATTGCCCGAGGGCATGGAAAATTCCTGCGCGACCCCGAGGGCGCGCGCCGGCGCCTTCTCCACCGGCTGACTGGCCGCCCCGTGCGGCTGGCCGGATTCCGCTGCCGGCCCGCCCGGCATCGGCGCGCCGTCGGCAAGCGCGAGGGCGGAGGAAACGAGCAGGAGGGAAGCGGAAAGAAGAAGACGCATGAAGAAATCCCGGCCTCTGGAGCCGCGGAGAATAGGCAGCACCGGCCGCTTCGGCAAGCCGTGCCATCATGCGTCGCCGGAACCTTGTCCGCCGCCCCACGTTCCTCCGGGCGTCAACCCAACGAATGCGAGGAACAGCCATGTCCAACCTCACCCGGGCGCGCGAACACCCGAAGGAACAGCTTTTCGACGAGATCGACCGGATTCATGCCGGCATGCTCGGCATCGAGGGCAGCCACATGCACATGCAGCCGATGGCGCCGCAGCTCGACCGCCAGACCGCGACCATCTGGTTCTTCACCAAGACGGATGCGGAGATCGTCGAGGCGATCACGCCCGGCGCCCGCGCGCATTTCTGCGTGGTCGGCAAGGACCACGATTACCACGCCTGCGTCGCCGGCCGTATTTCCGTGCGCAAGGATCCCGCCAAGATCGACGAATACTGGAGTTCCGTCATCGAAGCCTGGTTCGACCACGGCAAGCACGACCCGCAGCTCACCATGCTGGCGCTGGAGATCGAGGACGCCGAGATCTGGGCCTCGACCGGCAGCAGGCTGAAATTCGGCTGGGAGATCGCCAAGGCGAACCTCAACCCGGACGACGAGCCGGATGTCGGCGTGAAGGCGCATGTGACCTTCAGCAGCGGCTCGGCAGATCACCTGCGTCACATGATCTGACGCGGGCTGTCAGTTCCAGAAATCCGGCACCGTCTCGGCAAGGCGCGCGCCGAGGCGCAGCGGCGCGATCTTCTCGGCAAGGCCGGTGCGGTCGGAAATCTCGACCGCCAGCCCGCAGATCGTCGCCGGACCGGAGGCCGCCTCGAAGCGTCCGCGCGGCATCTTGGAGATGAAGCGGTTGAGCGGCTCCTCCTTGTCCATGCCGAGCGAGGAATCGTAGTCGCCGCACATGCCGGCATCCGACATATAGCCCGTGCCGCCGTTGAGGATCTGGCAATCGGCCGTCGGCACATGCGTATGCGTGCCGACGACAACGCTGGCGCGCCCGTCGACGAAATGGCCGAAGCACTGCTTCTCGCTGGTCGCTTCCGCGTGGAAATCGAAGATGACGGCGTCCGCCTGCTCGCCGAGCGGGCAGGACGCCAGGATCGCCTCGCCCGCGGTGAAGGGATCGTCCAGCTCGGGATGCATGAAGACGCGGCCCATGATGTTGGCGACCAGCACGCGCGCGCCGTTGCGGGCGATGAAGAGGTTGGCGCCGCGGCCGGGCGTGCCGGCCGGATAGTTGGCGGGCCGCAGGAACTGGTCGTGCCGGCCGGCAAAGCCCACGGCCTCCTTCTGGTCCCACACATGGTTGCCGGTCGTCACGACGTCGGCCCCGGCATTGATCGTCTCCAGGAAGATGTCCTCGGTGATGCCGAAGCCGCCGGCCGCGTTCTCCCCGTTGACGACGACGAAGTCCAGCTTGAAGTCGCCGATCAGGCCCGGCAGGCGCTCCCAGACGGCCGTCCGCCCGGTCTTGCCCACCATGTCGCCCAGAAAGAGAAAACGCATCGAACTGCCTTATGAAACCTGTTGGAACATCCGCAAGCCGCTTTCCGTGAGGATCGCATCCAGCGGAATGTCGTGCGGCTCGGCCGGTACTGATGCCACTTCCTGGCAGTCGAACGCAATGCCGATCAGCATCGGCGTGCGGCCTTTCGCCTTCAGCCGGTCGATCGCCCGGTCGTAATGGCCGGCGCCATAGCCGATGCGGTTGCCCGCCGCATCGAAGGCGGAAAGCGGCATGAGGAGGATGTCGGGATCGATGACGGCCGCCTCCGGGCCCGGCCCGGTCGTGCCGAAGCCGGTCTTGACCACGGGCGCGCCGACGACGAGTTCGCGGAAGACGATCGTCTCCCGGTCGAGCACCACCGGCAGGCAGAGCCGCGCGCCGCGCGTGCGCAGATGCGCCATCAGCGGCCGGATGTCGGCCTCCGAGCGGATCGGCCAGAAGCCGGAGATCACCGTGCCGGGATCGAATTCGATGCGGTCGCCCGCATGCCCGGCCATGGCAAGGCTGCCCTCGATGCGCGCTTCCGGCATCATCGCATCGCGCAGGGCCAGCCGCTCGTTGCGGATGGCCGCCTTCTCTTCCCTCGGTGTCACGGATGTCTCCCGCTGCTTTTCGCTCCGCTTAGCAGCAGGCGGTGCCGCAATCAAATCCCACGATGATCCGGTCAGGCCGCGGCGGAGGTTTCCGCAAGCGCCAGCATCGCCTTCGCGGCGCCCTCGTCGGTGATCAGCGTGTTGCAGCCGACGCGGCGGATGGTAGCGCGGATGGCCGGCGCCCGGTGCGCCCCGCCGGAGACGAGCACGATATGGCGCGCCTTCTTCACCGTATCGAGATCGATCGACATGACCCGGTGGCGGATCGGATGGTCGATGGTGTGCCCCTCCGCATCGAGGAAATTGCACATCGTATCGCACACGCAGCCCGCCGCGATCAGCTCCTCCAGCTCCCGCCGGACGATGAAGTCGCGCGACAGCGAGCTTGCCTCCGGTCCGATATCGCCGCAGCTCACCACCGCGATATCCATGTTCTCGGCAAGTTCGAACAGGGTCTTGAGGCCGCATTTCTCGATCAGGCTACGCTTGGTCTCGCGTGAATCGACGAGAAGCGGCGCGAGGAACAGGTAGCACTCCGCCCCGAGCTGGCTGGCAAGCTGCCAGGTATATTCAATGGGATTGATGCGATGCGCCTCGACCACGCCGCCGAGCAGCGAGACGACCTTGACGCGCTCGCGGCGGGCGGGGCGGAAGCTGGCCAGCGAGGCCGTCAGCGTGCGCCCCCAGCCGACGCCGACCGTGCAGTCGTCGGGGATCGCCTCCGTCAGGAACTGGCCGAGCGCGAGGCCGACGCTCTTGGCCGTCCCCTCCGCGCTGTCGGCCGCCGGCACGACAACGGCCTCGTCGAGCCCGTAGGCCCTTTCCAGCCGCACGGAAAGTTCCACGCAGTCGGCAATGCCCTCGTTGATCCAGATCTGCACCTCGGAGCGCTTCAGCGCCTCGTCGAGCATGCGCACGACCGTGGTGCGGCTGACGCCGATCTTCTCCGCCACGTCCTTCTGGGTGAGGCCCTGGTTGTAATAGAGCCAGGCGGCCCGCAGGCGCAGTGCCGCCGATTCCGAATAGGCCGTATGTGTGTCGCGCCGGAGCCTTGCCACGTCGCCTCCATCTTGCTCGTTCGTTTCCGGCGGGCACCTTAGCACATCGCCGGGGAAATGCGACATATGTTCACGAGAGTGGGCAAAAGTGCTTGACTTTGTCCCGGGGAAATGTCGATAGTCGCCCCATGTCGACTGGCGGTTTTCCGCCGGTCGCCAGTGTGTGCCGGCAAGCCGGCGGCCGAAACGGAAGCACGGCCGCAGGCACGCCTGCATAGGAACATGGAGGAGGGTTCGACGTTTCCCCTGCAAGGGCCGGGGACGGAGGCCCAGCAACAACCTTTCGGGAATTCGGATATGACGTCCAAGCTTGAACAACTCCGCGCGATGACGACCGTCGTGGCAGATACCGGCGACATCGAAGCCGTGCGCCGCCTGAAGCCGGTCGATTGCACCACCAATCCCACCATCGTCCTGAAGGCGCTCAGCACGCCGGCATTTTCCGACGCGGTGGCCGAAGCCATTCGCTGGGGCCGGTCGCAGGGCGGCAATCACGAGGGCGTCGTCGCCGCCGTCGGCGATCGCCTCGCCATCGCTGTCGGTGCCGCGCTTGCCGAGCTGGTGCCCGGCCGCGTCTCGACCGAAGTGGACGCCGACCTCTCCTTCGACACCGAGGCCTCCATCGCCAAGGCCCGCGAGATCATCAAGGCCTATGACGCGCGCGGCATTTCCCGCGAGCGCATCCTGATCAAGCTCGCCTCCACCTGGGAAGGCATCCGCGCCGCCGAAGTGCTGCAGAAGGAAGGCATCGACTGCAACCTGACGCTGCTCTTCAACCAGGCCCAGGCTATCGCCTGCGCCGATGCCGGCGTCTTCCTCATCTCGCCCTTCGTCGGCCGCATCCTCGACTGGCATGTCAAGGCCTCCGGCAGGACCTTCACCGCCGAAGACGATCCGGGCGTCCTCTCCGTCCGCGCGATCTACGACTACTACAAGTCCAACGGCATCGACACGATCGTCATGGGCGCCTCCTTCCGCAACACGGGCGAGATCGAAGCGCTGGCCGGCTGCGACCGCCTGACGATCAGCCCCGCCTTGCTCGAGGAACTCGACGCCGCATCGGGCACGCTGGAGCGCAAGCTCTCGCCGGAAAAGGCCGCCAAGGTCTCGCCGATCAAGATCGACGAGAAGGCCTTCCGCTGGATGCTGAACGAGGACGCCATGGCGACCGAAAAGCTCTCCGAAGGCATCCGCGCCTTCGCCAAGGACCTCGGCAGCCTGCGCACCATGGTCGACAAGCAGCTGAAGGCGGCCGCATAAGGCGTTCGCCGCCCTGCCCCTCACCCTAACCCTCTCCCCGCAAGCGGGGAGAGGGGACTTGCCCCACGCAACGATGAAGATTTGGGGAAACCGGGCGCGGCATATCCCTTCGCCCCGCAAGCGGGGAGAAGGCGGCCGGCAGGCCGGATGAGAGGCAACAGCCCGGAAGAAAACACGAAGGCCGCCCCATGGGGCGGCCTTTTCGTTTGCCGGTGATTTCAGCAAGGTACGATCCGCGACGACCGATGGAGGTTTACGATCCTGGGTGCCTACAAACGTAGGTGGGCACCGTGTGACCAAGCCCACGGGCCGGGTCAGGGACAGCTCCCTTTGGATCGAGTATGGCCCCAGGGATTGTGGTTCCTGTCGGGAAGCGCAGATCGCATCCGACATATAGGATGAAAGCGGCGTTTTCGCCAGTGGCAATTCCCGAAGCAGCTCAGCAAAAGTGCGAAGCCCTCGCCGTGCGCAAAGGCGTGGAAACGCCGCGGATCAGTTCGCCGGCGGCTTGCCGGTGAGCTTGGCGGCCATGCCCTGGATCTGGCTGGTCAGCTCGTTGAGGGCGACGGCGATCGCCTCCTCGTTGCGCGAAACCTCGCTCATCACGCCCTCGCGGCCCGTGCGCAGCTCCTCGGTTTCCTTTTCCAGCTTGGCGAGACGCCGGGTGACGTCGTTGAGCTCGTCCATCACCATGATGCCGGCCATGACGGTGAGCCTCAGGTCGCCGATCTCGCCGAACTGGCTCTTCAGGTGGCCGACATATTGATCGAAGCCGGCGGCAAGCTCTTCGAGATGCCCCTCCTGGCCTTCCTCGCAAGCCATGCGGTAGGCCTTGCCATCGATCTGTACGGTCACCTGTGCCATGCGAAGTCTTTCTTTCTGGGATTAACGGTCGAGCACGGCCCGGATCGTCTCCATCGCCGTGACGAGGCGGCGGGAGACCTCGCGGTTCACCTCTTCCAGACGGTTCGCGCGGAATTCGGATTGATCGAGCTCCTGGGCGAGCCGCGAGCGGTCGACGTTCACCCGCCGGACCTCGCCCTCGACCTCGCCGTGATCGCGCTCGCGGTCGAAGCGCATGTCGAGCGCGTTGTCGAGGTTCGCGAGAGCCCTGCGAAGCTCCTCTATCGCCGCCCTGACTGTTTCCCCGTTTGTCATGAAGCCTTCACCGGCACTTTCAAAAATACGAATCGCCGCCGCCAGCGCCGGTTCCCTTCGCGCGACAGTATTCAACTGCGGGCCCGAGCGTCAACAGCATGGCAATCCGCGCGCCAAAGCCGCTGTGGATCGGCGTTCCGCACCCCTCGCGCGAACGGCCCGGCAAAGGCTTTCGGAACTGCTAAAAAACGTCGCGGAACCAGCGCCCAAGTGCCGCAAAACCCGCCGAATTCGTTGACTTAGACGGTGCACCTGCTATGTGTCACCCCGCTTCCAACCGATACCCGGAACGGCATCGGCCCTGACACCCCGAAGAAGACGGAACAGTCATGATCTCTCGCGAAAAACACGACCGGATGGCGAACGCAATTCGCTTCCTTTCCATGGATGCCGTGGAAAAGGCGAACTCGGGTCACCCCGGCCTGCCCATGGGCGCAGCAGACATCGCAACGGTTCTTTTCACCCGCTTCCTGTCCTTCGACCCGAAGACCCCGTCCTGGCCGAACCGCGACCGCTTCGTCCTGTCGGCCGGCCACGGCTCGATGCTCCTCTACTCGCTGCTCTACTTGACGGGCTACGAGGACATCACGATCGACGAGATCAAGAATTTCCGCCAGCTCGGCGCCCGCACCGCCGGCCACCCGGAATACGGCCACGCCGCCGGCATCGAGACGACCACGGGTCCGCTCGGCCAGGGCATCGCCAACGCCGTCGGCATGGCGCTTGCCGAACGCAAGCTGCGCGACGAATTCGGCTCCGACCTCATCGAGCACTACACCTATGTGCTTGCCGGTGACGGCTGCCTCATGGAAGGCATCAGCCAGGAAGCAATCTCGCTCGCCGGCCACCTCAAGCTCAACAAGCTGATCGTCTTCTGGGACGACAACAACATCTCGATCGACGGCCCGATCTCCATTGCCGACTCGACCGACCAGCACGCCCGCTTCCGCGCCAGCCAGTGGAACACGATCGCCGTCGACGGCCACGATCCGGACGCCATCGCCGCCGCCATCGAGGAAGCCCACAAGTCCGACAAGCCGACCATGATCGCCTGCAAGACGACCATCGGCTTCGGCGCGCCCAACAAGGCCGGCACGCACAAGGTCCACGGCTCGCCGCTCGGCGCCGAGGAAATCGCCGCCACCCGCAAGGCGCTGAACTGGGAATCGGAAGCCTTCGTCGTTCCCTCCGACGTGCTCGACGCCTGGCGCCTCGCCGGCCTGCGCTCCACCAAGGCGCACAAGGAATGGGAAGCCCGCCTCGAAAAGACGGATGCCGAGAAGAAGGCGCAGTTCACCCGCCGCTTCGCCGGCGACCTTGAAGGCAGCCTCGATTCCGCGATCTCCGCCTACAAGCAGAAGCTTGCCGAGACGAAGCCCAATCCGGCAACCCGCAAGGCTTCGGAAGACGCCCTGGAAGTCATCAACGGCGTCCTGCCGGAAACCATCGGCGGCTCGGCCGACCTGACGGGCTCCAACAACACCAAGACCAGCCAGACCAAGTCGATCACCCCGAACGACTTCTCCGGCCGCTACATCCACTACGGCGTGCGCGAGCACGGCATGGCGGCCGCGATGAACGGCATGGCGCTGCATGGCGGCCTCATTCCCTATTCCGGCGGCTTCCTGATCTTCTCGGACTATTGCCGTCCGTCGATCCGCCTCGCCGCGCTGATGGGCATCCGCGTCATCCACGTCCTGACGCACGATTCCATCGGCCTTGGCGAAGACGGTCCGACGCACCAGCCGGTCGAGCACATGGCCGCCCTGCGCGCCATCCCGAACCTGCTCGTCTTCCGCCCGGCCGACGCCACGGAGACGGCGGAGTGCTGGCAGCTCGCGCTCGAAAGCCACAACCGTCCGTCCGCCATCGCGCTGACGCGCCAGAACCTGATGCCGGTACGCCTCGAATACGAGGAAGAGAACCTCTGCGCCCGCGGCGCCTACGATCTCGTCTCGGCCAGCGACGCCCAGGTGACGATCTTCGCCACCGGCTCGGAAATCGAGATCGCGGTGAAGGCCCAGCAGGCCCTTTCGGCCAAGGGCATCTCGACCCGCGTCGTCTCGGTTCCCTGCTTCGAGCTCTTCGCCGAGCAGCCTGAAGCCTACCAGCAGGCCGTCATTGGCAATTCGCCGGTCAAGATCGCCGTCGAAGCCGGCATCCGCCAGGGCTGGGATCACTTCATCGGTTCGGACGGCATCTTCGTCGGCATGTCCTCCTTCGGCGCCTCCGGCCCCTACAAGGAGCTCTACAAGCACTTCGGCATCACGCCGGAAGCCGTCGTCGCCGCCGCGGAAGCCAAGCTGGCCTGAGCGCCGTCGGGCGCGGCCCCGGCCGCGCCTCGCATCGCCAAACGTTTATCCATAGGGAGAAACCCGAAATGACTGTGAAAGTTGCCATCAACGGCTTTGGCCGCATCGGCCGCAACGTGCTGCGCGCCATCGTCGAATCCGGCCGCACCGACATCGAAGTCGTCGCCGTCAACGACCTCGGCCCGGTCGAGACCAATGCGCATCTCGTCCGCTACGATTCCGTCCACGGCAAGTTCCCCGGCACCGTCACCGTTTCCGGCGATACGATCGACGTCGGCCGCGGCCCGATCCGCGTCACCGCCATCCGCGACCCGAAGGAACTGCCCTGGGGCGACGTCGACATCGCGCTGGAATGCACCGGCCTCTTCACCACCAAGGAAAAGGCCTCCGCGCACCTTGCCAACGGCTCCAAGCGCGTCATCGTCTCGGCCCCGTGCGACAATGCGGACAAGACCATCGTCTACGGCGTCAACCACAACACTTTGACCAAGGACGACCTCGTCATCTCCAACGCCTCGTGCACGACGAACTGCCTTGCGCCGGTCGCCTACGTTCTCGACAAGGCCTTCGGCATCGAGAAGGGCTACATGACGACGGTCCACTCCTACACGGGTGACCAGCCGACCCTCGACACCATGCACAAGGACCTTTATCGCGCCCGCGCCGCCGCGCTGTCGATGATCCCGACCTCCACCGGCGCCGCCAAGGCCGTCGGCCTCGTGCTGCCGCACCTCAAGGGCAAGCTGGACGGCTCGTCGATCCGCGTGCCGACCCCGAACGTCTCGGTCGTCGACCTGAAGTTCGTGCCGAAGCGCAACGTCACGGCCGAGGAAGTCAACGCCGCCGTCAAGGCCGCCGCCGAAGGCGAGCTGAAGGGCATCCTCGACTACGTCACGGGGCCGCTCGTCTCGGTCGACTTCAACCACGACAGCCATTCGTCGAACTTCGCCGCCGACCAGACCAAGGTCCTCGACGGCAACCTCGTTCGTATCCTTTCCTGGTACGACAACGAATGGGGCTTCTCGAACCGCATGTCCGACACGGCGGTTGCCCTCGGCAAGCTCATCTAAGCGGAAACGCGAAACACCCGGGCAGAAATGTCCGGGTGTTTTTTCTTGACCAGACGACACATTCAGGAGCGGCAACCATGACCTTCAAGACCCTCGACAACCTCACCGATATCGCCGGCAAGCGCGTGCTCGTCCGCGTCGATCTCAACGTGCCGGTCAAGGACGGCAAGGTCACCGATGCGACCCGCATCGAGCGCGTCGCTCCCACCATCCGGGAACTGTCGAAGAAGGGCGCCAAGGTCGTCCTGCTCGCCCATTTCGGCCGCCCGAAGGGTGAGGTCGTCGCCGACATGTCGCTGGAGCAGATCCTCCCCGCCGTGAACGACGTCCTCGGCACCAAGGTCCAGTTCGCCGCCGACTGCATCGGCGAGAAGGCCGCCGCCGCCATCGCCGCCATGGCGAACGGCGACATCCTGCTCCTCGAGAACACCCGCTTCCACAAGGGCGAGGAGAAGAACAACCCCGATTTCACCGCCGCGCTGGCCGCCAATGGCGACATCTACGTCAATGACGCCTTCTCGGCCGCCCACCGCGCCCATTCCTCGACGGAAGGCCTTGCCCATCTCCTGCCCGCCTATGCCGGCCGCACCATGCAGGCCGAGCTGGAAGCGCTGGAAAAGGGCCTCGGCAACCCGGCCCGCCCGGTCGTCGCCATCGTCGGCGGCGCGAAGGTCTCCACCAAGATCGACCTTCTCATGAACCTCGTGAAGAAGGTCGATGCACTGGTCATCGGCGGCGGCATGGCGAACACCTTCCTGGCCGCCCGCGGCACGAATGTCGGCAAGTCGCTCTGCGAGCACGATCTTGCCGATACCGCCAAGCAGATCATGATCGAGGCCGCCACTGCGACCTGCGCCATCGTGCTGCCGGAAGACGGCGTCGTCGCCCGCGAGTTCAAGGCCAATGCCGAGAACGAGGTGGTCGACGTCAACGCCATCCCGGCCGACGCCATGATGCT
The Shinella zoogloeoides DNA segment above includes these coding regions:
- the gap gene encoding type I glyceraldehyde-3-phosphate dehydrogenase; protein product: MTVKVAINGFGRIGRNVLRAIVESGRTDIEVVAVNDLGPVETNAHLVRYDSVHGKFPGTVTVSGDTIDVGRGPIRVTAIRDPKELPWGDVDIALECTGLFTTKEKASAHLANGSKRVIVSAPCDNADKTIVYGVNHNTLTKDDLVISNASCTTNCLAPVAYVLDKAFGIEKGYMTTVHSYTGDQPTLDTMHKDLYRARAAALSMIPTSTGAAKAVGLVLPHLKGKLDGSSIRVPTPNVSVVDLKFVPKRNVTAEEVNAAVKAAAEGELKGILDYVTGPLVSVDFNHDSHSSNFAADQTKVLDGNLVRILSWYDNEWGFSNRMSDTAVALGKLI
- a CDS encoding phosphoglycerate kinase — its product is MTFKTLDNLTDIAGKRVLVRVDLNVPVKDGKVTDATRIERVAPTIRELSKKGAKVVLLAHFGRPKGEVVADMSLEQILPAVNDVLGTKVQFAADCIGEKAAAAIAAMANGDILLLENTRFHKGEEKNNPDFTAALAANGDIYVNDAFSAAHRAHSSTEGLAHLLPAYAGRTMQAELEALEKGLGNPARPVVAIVGGAKVSTKIDLLMNLVKKVDALVIGGGMANTFLAARGTNVGKSLCEHDLADTAKQIMIEAATATCAIVLPEDGVVAREFKANAENEVVDVNAIPADAMMLDVGPKTIEAVNAWISRASTLVWNGPLGAFEIAPFDTATVSAAKHAAAETKAGKLVSVAGGGDTVAALNHAGVADDFTYVSTAGGAFLEWMEGKPLPGVDILKQQK